DNA sequence from the Ruminococcus albus 7 = DSM 20455 genome:
GTTCGCATCCTGCGGGAACACAGACAAGAAGAATGACTCGAAGGCAGCTGACAAAAAGGATGCTGCGGCACAGACAGATGATAAGGGCGGTGACGCAGTTACTTCCGGCGATGAGGATGCTTCGGAGGACAGCTTTGTGATAACCCTGCGTGAGGACAAGGCACCCATAAGCTGTGAGAATTTTGAAAAGCTGGTAAGCAGCGGTTTCTATGACGGAGTTACCTTCCACAGAGTAGTGGCAGGTTTCATGGCACAGGGCGGCGACCCTGAGGGCACAGGTGCAGGCGGCTCGGGTGAGAACATCAAGGGCGAGTTCAGCGCGAATGGTGTCGAGAATGACCTGAAGCATCAGAGAGGCACCGTATCCATGGCGAGATCACAGGACAACGACAGTGCTTCAAGCCAGTTCTTTATCTGCTATGATGACTGCGATTTCCTTGACGGCAACTATGCGGCATTCGGTGAAGTATCACAGGGCATGGAGGTAGTTGACAAGTTCCTCAACTGCGACAGACAGATGAATCAGAACTATGAGCTGGCTGAGCCCGTAAAGCCCATTACAATAACCAAGGCTGAGATGATAGATCCCGATACCGACGGCCATAAGAGAGCGAAGTTCACAGTAAACTTCACAGAGAGAGAGTTCAAGGAAGGCGAGTTCACCATAACTCTCCGCGCTGACAAGGCTCCCATAACCTGTGAGAACTTTAAAAAGCTGGTAAAGGAAGGCTTCTATGACGGACTGACATTCCACCGCGTCGTTGATGACTTCATGGCACAGGGCGGAGATCCTGAGGGAACAGGCATGGGCGGTTCTTCTGAGACTATCAAGGGCGAGTTCAGCGAGAACGGTGTTGAGAATGATCTCAAGCACGTAAGAGGCACAGTATCCATGGCAAGATCAAGCGATCCTGACAGCGCTTCAAGCCAGTTCTTCATCTGCTTTACCGACTGCGCTTTCCTTGACGGACAGTATGCGGCTTTCGGTGAAGTAAGTGAGGGCATGGAAGTTGTTGACGGCTTCACTACCGTATCACGCGGTTACTCACAGTCTTCAAACCCTGAGCTTTCCGCACCCGGAACACCTATCACCATAATCAAGGCTGAAATGGCTGATCCTGATGCTGACGGAAATGACAGAGTAAAATTCACAGTTAAATACTGATACAAAAAGGCACTCCCGGAAATATCGGGAGTGCCTTTTTCGGTAATGATCGTATAATTATCAGGAGATAGACTTTTTGCCTTTGATGTGAGCAGCTATCCTTGAGATATCCGAAACGGTAACAGAACCGTCGCCGTTAACATCTGCGCGTGCAGCTTCTTCTGCTGACAGAGTCTTTTTGCCCTTTACAAGTGCCGCTGCCTTGGAGAGGTCGGTAACGGTTATGCTGCCGTCGCCGTTGACATCGCCGCGGAGGCCGTTATGATCGGATGTACTTGTGATGTACTTGATAGTGACATTTTTACCGGGCATGAAAAAGCTTGTTTCGATGTCTTTTGGGTCTACGAAGGTGACACCTGAGGCAGCGCTGTTCCAGCTGACAAATTCTCCGCGTTCACCGAGGTAGTATACATAGAATTCATCGCCTTCTTCGGCGGTGCGTGACAATGAGGATATTGTCATATTGTAGAGATATACGTTCTTGTCGGCTGTCACGGTGTAGATCTTCTTGGTAGTTGGTATAACACTGAATGAGTAGCTGCTTATGCCTATGTTGTTGCTGTATTTCGCACTGATCTCGTATACATTTACGTCTTTGCCGTCAAGCTCGATCGAGGTTGAAGCGGGGTCAAGTTCCTTTACGAATTCATCGTCTGCATAGAGTGCAAGGTATATAGGCTTGAAGTTTGTTTTCCACTCTACCTTCAGCTTCTTGCCGTCAGCAACGTATCCGCCGACGGGCTGTACAGTGAATTCGGGTGCGACACAATTGAATACCGAGCTTTCGATATAATCCTGATCACCTGATCCGTAGTATGTCCTTACCCTGTAATAGCCGGATCCGTAATCAGACATGAACTCTTCGGCACCGATGAAGTTCTGTGTGGGTTCATCAAGAGGTGTATACATACAGCTTTCAAATATTATTTCGGTCATGACGGGGGCAAAGTCAACTTCCCAAGTAAGATCGGACAATTGGTTATTTGTTACGTCGATATCATTCGGCTGCTTGGTGAAGTGATAGTTTGTGTTTGCCCTGACTAAACGGAAGGGGGAAGAATCCACATAGCCCTCATAGCCGTAATCGTTTGTATAGTAGGCTCTCATGAAAAGATCCTGACCGATGTACTCATCGGATATAGTTGCAACAGGTGCCCAGGTCAGATAATCGTTTGCCGGGCTTGCATAGACCACTTTATCGCCGCAGAATACCTTGATCTTATTGCAGCTGAAAGACAGCATACCGCAAACCTTGGCTTCATGCTCGTTTTCGGGTATGACGGTGTTGAATACAGAATCTACAAACTCGTAATCATAAGCCATTGATACGTAGGTTGAAGCGCTGACATAGTCATTTTCGCCGGAGCCGTAGTACATACGCACAAGTACGTTCAAGTCCGCATCGTTTTCTGTCATGGTGACACTGGCGGTATTTCCGCTGACGTTGCAGCTGCGGTCGAATTCACCGTCTACGTATACATCAGCGTGGAGCGGAGTGAAGCCTGCGGTGTATGTGGCTGTTGCTGTTTTGTTCTGACCGGAGAGGACTACCCATTCGGAGTAATTTATGAGCCTGTATGCCATAACATGGAATATCTCGGTATCGACATACCCTGTTTCGGAGTAGTACACCCTCAGTTTAAGATCTCTGCCTGCAAGGGATAGAGGTATATTTGCATTTACGATGTTGGGGTCTTCGGTATTAACGGGCAGCTCGGAGAGAACTTCTCCGTCACTCTCAATGAGCTCAGCCTTGATATAATCAAAGGATACGGCAGCTGTTGCCAGACCTGTCTCGGAATGATCTTCGATTATAACATCAATGGGCTGCACGATGACGGTGTTGGAGACCGACAATACTGTTTTGGGAGACCCGGCAGATGCAGCGCTAGCTGTGAATGCCGTTGAAGGCAGCAGGGTCATCGTCATGGCTGCTGACATTGCTATGCTGATTACGCGGTTTGTGATCGGTTTTTTGTTTGATTGCATTTTTCATACCTCCTTGAAAGTACATATTATTTGTATAAATATTAATATTTAACGGAATTGTTTCAATTTCGTTACAACTTACGTTTAAAGTATAGCATGAAGAAGATGAAAAGTCAATGAAAGACAATTATTTAACAATGCTTGACAAATTGTCTGCTATATGATATAATATATTATCTGAAAGTGACCTTGCGCTGAGCGCAGGGTTATTTTGCTGTTTGGGGCAGTTCGTTAAATTGCACTTTACATTGTGCTAAGAACAGTCCTGAATTATGAAAGTTAAGGGTAAATTAAAAAATTGGGAAAAAACAGGCAAACAATAAG
Encoded proteins:
- a CDS encoding peptidylprolyl isomerase, which encodes MTLRADKAPITCENFKKLVKEGFYDGLTFHRVVDDFMAQGGDPEGTGMGGSSETIKGEFSENGVENDLKHVRGTVSMARSSDPDSASSQFFICFTDCAFLDGQYAAFGEVSEGMEVVDGFTTVSRGYSQSSNPELSAPGTPITIIKAEMADPDADGNDRVKFTVKY
- a CDS encoding dockerin type I repeat-containing protein codes for the protein MQSNKKPITNRVISIAMSAAMTMTLLPSTAFTASAASAGSPKTVLSVSNTVIVQPIDVIIEDHSETGLATAAVSFDYIKAELIESDGEVLSELPVNTEDPNIVNANIPLSLAGRDLKLRVYYSETGYVDTEIFHVMAYRLINYSEWVVLSGQNKTATATYTAGFTPLHADVYVDGEFDRSCNVSGNTASVTMTENDADLNVLVRMYYGSGENDYVSASTYVSMAYDYEFVDSVFNTVIPENEHEAKVCGMLSFSCNKIKVFCGDKVVYASPANDYLTWAPVATISDEYIGQDLFMRAYYTNDYGYEGYVDSSPFRLVRANTNYHFTKQPNDIDVTNNQLSDLTWEVDFAPVMTEIIFESCMYTPLDEPTQNFIGAEEFMSDYGSGYYRVRTYYGSGDQDYIESSVFNCVAPEFTVQPVGGYVADGKKLKVEWKTNFKPIYLALYADDEFVKELDPASTSIELDGKDVNVYEISAKYSNNIGISSYSFSVIPTTKKIYTVTADKNVYLYNMTISSLSRTAEEGDEFYVYYLGERGEFVSWNSAASGVTFVDPKDIETSFFMPGKNVTIKYITSTSDHNGLRGDVNGDGSITVTDLSKAAALVKGKKTLSAEEAARADVNGDGSVTVSDISRIAAHIKGKKSIS